One window of Caldisericum exile AZM16c01 genomic DNA carries:
- a CDS encoding DUF5752 family protein — protein MGEYFEFLTSSELVFLTGRRAKNLSELLEGIKASSDATIFYHTHRFLIQHQYISPEPPNDFAYWVSNILLDRLVSEKLAAIDLIECKSIREIKEKIIRVIEENMSRNNSRTCPPGMEFHFMYSHIFITNSGKKASNLKEFVEILRVIPIRSVYFHMFQSRLMLGKGENDFSIWLRESLGQKELADEISRIDPYTYTLEGLRNKLIRLVSEYVYG, from the coding sequence ATGGGTGAATATTTTGAATTTTTAACAAGTAGCGAGCTTGTTTTTCTTACGGGAAGAAGGGCCAAGAACCTTTCAGAACTTCTTGAAGGTATTAAGGCATCAAGTGATGCAACAATTTTCTATCATACTCATAGATTCCTTATCCAACACCAATATATTTCTCCAGAACCTCCAAATGATTTTGCTTACTGGGTTTCAAATATTCTACTTGATAGACTTGTTTCCGAAAAACTTGCGGCGATTGACCTTATAGAGTGTAAGTCTATTCGTGAAATAAAAGAGAAAATCATTAGAGTAATAGAAGAAAACATGAGTAGAAACAATTCGAGGACATGCCCTCCAGGAATGGAATTTCACTTTATGTATTCACACATATTTATCACAAATTCAGGCAAGAAAGCATCAAACCTTAAAGAGTTTGTTGAAATTCTCCGAGTTATACCCATTCGATCAGTTTACTTTCATATGTTCCAGTCTCGCCTTATGCTTGGAAAAGGAGAAAACGATTTTTCAATATGGCTGAGAGAAAGTTTAGGGCAAAAAGAACTTGCAGACGAGATTTCGAGAATTGACCCTTACACCTACACACTTGAAGGATTGCGAAATAAATTGATAAGATTGGTTTCGGAGTATGTATATGGCTAA
- a CDS encoding glycosyltransferase, with protein sequence MAKIDDYRSVVSNEVVDELYSISKHLQGKVIQNINSTAVGGGVAEILTRMVPLLKELGINALWDVIKGNDRFFTITKKMHNALHGVDIEITKEEFEYFLEVDRENFSILDGNAHIIFVHDPQPVALVEKRKEFKSKWLWRCHIDFSNPKENVWQFLKNYIENYDLAVFSAPAFARSLSIPQVLISPSIDPLSDKNRELTGNEINEVFERFKIDRSRPIITQISRFDYLKDPVGVIEAYKLVKKHVDCQLILAGGGANDDPEGEKVLNEVMDRASSDPDIHVLLLPPGSDIEINALQRGSTVVLQKSLREGFGLTVAEALWKAKPVIASAVGGIPLQITHKYSGILTLTVEGTAYWIKQLIQAPEFAYNLGRNGREHIRNNFLITRHLRDYMLTFLSLITKGEVVRL encoded by the coding sequence ATGGCTAAAATAGACGATTATAGAAGCGTAGTTTCTAATGAGGTTGTGGATGAACTATACTCTATCTCGAAACATCTTCAAGGGAAGGTGATTCAAAATATCAATTCAACAGCAGTTGGTGGCGGTGTTGCGGAGATCCTGACAAGAATGGTTCCACTTTTAAAAGAGCTTGGCATAAATGCGTTGTGGGATGTAATTAAAGGAAATGACAGGTTTTTCACGATAACGAAGAAAATGCATAATGCCCTACACGGAGTAGATATAGAAATAACCAAAGAAGAGTTTGAATATTTTCTTGAAGTTGACAGGGAAAATTTTTCAATTTTGGATGGTAATGCTCACATCATATTTGTCCATGATCCACAGCCTGTTGCTCTTGTTGAGAAAAGGAAAGAGTTTAAAAGCAAGTGGCTTTGGCGATGTCATATAGACTTTTCAAATCCAAAGGAAAATGTGTGGCAATTTTTGAAAAATTATATTGAAAATTATGATTTAGCGGTGTTTTCAGCGCCTGCCTTTGCAAGAAGCCTATCAATTCCGCAAGTTTTAATTTCACCTTCGATTGATCCTCTAAGCGATAAGAATAGGGAATTAACAGGAAACGAAATTAATGAGGTTTTTGAACGATTTAAAATTGACCGAAGTAGGCCAATAATAACTCAAATCTCACGGTTTGATTATTTGAAGGATCCTGTTGGTGTAATAGAAGCATATAAACTTGTAAAGAAACATGTTGATTGCCAATTGATTCTTGCAGGAGGTGGAGCAAATGACGACCCAGAGGGGGAGAAGGTTCTAAATGAGGTAATGGATAGGGCATCTTCTGATCCCGACATACATGTGCTTCTTCTTCCACCAGGATCGGATATTGAAATAAATGCACTTCAAAGAGGATCAACGGTAGTTCTACAAAAATCGTTAAGGGAAGGTTTTGGCCTTACAGTTGCAGAGGCGCTTTGGAAAGCAAAACCTGTTATTGCCTCTGCTGTTGGTGGGATTCCCCTCCAAATAACGCATAAGTATTCAGGAATTCTAACTTTAACTGTCGAAGGCACCGCTTATTGGATAAAACAACTTATCCAGGCACCAGAATTTGCCTATAATCTTGGAAGAAATGGCAGAGAACACATAAGAAATAACTTCCTTATCACAAGGCATTTAAGAGATTACATGCTCACCTTCCTTTCGCTTATAACCAAAGGTGAAGTAGTCAGATTGTAG
- a CDS encoding caspase family protein produces MKKLLAYFLLILFIFITTFPTLAISSNGGKQEFSATDIEIVKKLEVKGKPTSGKPATAVATGIIGEPCAGNKYAIVIGINDYPGTSNDLNFCVADALSMKEALTTKYGYETTNIYLITDSDANRTNITNAITSLRYTVQNNDEVFFFFSGHGAKGKANDGDKENIDESIVIWGDNGNFDYLWDGELKDLFNGFKTNRIIFAFDSCLSGGMTDLASGGRIINMACSESGVSYEFSDLGHGQFTYYFVVQGMLNGLADTNKADGSVTVEEAFDYTASNCIYQKPTISDQFTNDLLP; encoded by the coding sequence ATGAAAAAATTGTTAGCCTATTTTTTGTTAATTTTGTTTATTTTTATTACAACATTCCCAACACTTGCAATAAGCTCAAACGGAGGAAAGCAAGAATTTTCAGCAACTGACATTGAGATCGTAAAGAAGTTAGAAGTTAAAGGAAAGCCTACTTCAGGAAAACCTGCAACAGCCGTTGCAACAGGTATAATTGGTGAACCTTGTGCAGGTAATAAATACGCAATAGTCATTGGCATAAATGATTACCCTGGGACATCGAATGACCTCAACTTTTGTGTTGCAGATGCGCTTAGCATGAAAGAAGCACTCACCACAAAATATGGCTATGAAACAACGAACATCTATTTAATAACTGATAGTGATGCAAATAGAACAAACATTACAAATGCAATAACTTCACTAAGATACACCGTCCAAAACAATGATGAGGTGTTCTTCTTCTTTAGCGGGCACGGAGCAAAAGGCAAGGCAAACGACGGCGATAAAGAGAATATTGATGAATCCATTGTTATTTGGGGAGATAATGGTAATTTTGACTACCTATGGGATGGGGAATTAAAAGACTTATTCAACGGTTTTAAAACTAATAGAATCATTTTTGCATTTGACTCATGCCTTTCAGGCGGAATGACCGATCTTGCAAGTGGAGGCAGGATAATCAATATGGCTTGTTCTGAATCAGGCGTAAGTTACGAATTTTCAGACCTCGGACATGGACAATTCACATATTATTTTGTAGTTCAAGGGATGCTCAACGGATTGGCGGATACCAATAAAGCCGATGGCAGTGTTACTGTTGAAGAAGCATTTGATTACACGGCTTCGAATTGCATTTATCAAAAGCCAACAATTTCAGACCAATTCACAAACGATCTACTTCCGTAA
- a CDS encoding bifunctional alpha,alpha-trehalose-phosphate synthase (UDP-forming)/trehalose-phosphatase: MKLIIASNRLPVYAVKEGDSLIFKQSPGGLVQGLSASIGTILEITESKDYFWIGWPGETIEEVNQERVYEYLLKTLNAIPVFLSKEEMEKFYLGFCNSTLWPIFHSFPSFAKFKRDEFERYIEVNKKFAETALKILDDDDLLWIHDYHLMLLPSFIKKEKPNVLVGFFLHIPFPPYEIFKLMPKNMRETILEGVLNADLIGFHTYQYQQNFIKTVRSIFSIEHDIKNIYIDGRRIRTDVFPISIDFDKYNKAEELPEIKKRVAELKNLSHNSKVVLSIDRLDYSKGIVNRLFAVERFLEKYPEFHKNVLFIVVVVPSRIGVEKYNETKEYIDSLIGKINGRFSTIDWSPIQYLFKNLPFEELVPLYILGDALLVTSLADGMNLVSKEYIAANPKGALILSELTGAAEDLRRAFIINPNDIEGIADTLKEALSLSKDELFERNKIMVEYLKKNDIKKWTTSFLEELSQCTPTKKPIYLDEKNIEELKNQFLHAKRKAIILDYDGTLVGFDVDRSKTLPSKEVLDLLDGASRKGIFVAISSGRTKTDLDKFFPKGNFTLIAERGAFIKEKDKDWEKTFEWVDASFKKDVLKILTLYKDRIPNSSIEEKEFSIVFHVRASPTDTAELALREMLDILIQLTAQTNAYVTKINKGIEIKAQELNKGIFVSRIAKEGYDFAIIAGDDYVDEEAFKVGNKYGYFTLKVGSAVYTKAKYFVNSPEELLKILKLLSKSLEEKPKEHKLSFIDYIKSLFKI; encoded by the coding sequence ATGAAACTTATAATTGCATCAAACAGGTTGCCAGTTTACGCAGTAAAAGAGGGTGATTCTTTAATTTTCAAGCAAAGCCCAGGTGGGCTTGTTCAAGGTCTTTCTGCTTCAATCGGCACAATCCTTGAGATTACAGAAAGTAAAGATTATTTTTGGATTGGTTGGCCTGGAGAAACAATCGAAGAAGTTAACCAAGAGCGTGTCTACGAATATCTTTTAAAAACCCTCAACGCTATACCCGTTTTTCTTTCAAAAGAAGAAATGGAAAAATTTTACCTTGGATTCTGTAATAGCACCCTATGGCCCATTTTCCACTCATTCCCGAGCTTCGCAAAATTTAAACGGGATGAATTTGAAAGATACATTGAAGTTAACAAAAAATTTGCAGAAACAGCCCTAAAAATTCTTGACGACGATGATTTACTTTGGATACACGATTACCATTTGATGCTTCTCCCATCATTCATTAAAAAGGAAAAACCAAATGTATTAGTGGGTTTTTTCTTACATATCCCTTTTCCTCCTTATGAAATATTTAAACTCATGCCCAAAAATATGAGAGAAACAATTCTTGAAGGCGTATTAAATGCAGACCTTATAGGCTTTCACACGTATCAATATCAGCAAAATTTCATAAAAACAGTTAGAAGCATTTTCTCCATAGAGCATGATATAAAAAATATCTACATAGACGGAAGACGGATTCGAACTGACGTTTTCCCGATAAGTATCGACTTTGATAAATACAACAAGGCAGAAGAACTGCCTGAAATAAAGAAAAGAGTTGCAGAACTTAAAAATCTATCACACAACTCAAAAGTTGTCCTTTCTATAGACAGACTTGATTATTCAAAAGGCATAGTAAACAGGCTCTTTGCAGTTGAACGATTCCTCGAAAAATATCCCGAGTTTCATAAAAATGTTTTATTTATCGTAGTTGTAGTACCGTCACGGATTGGTGTTGAAAAATACAATGAGACTAAGGAATATATTGATTCGCTAATAGGAAAAATAAATGGAAGGTTTAGCACTATCGATTGGTCACCAATTCAGTACTTATTTAAAAACCTTCCTTTTGAAGAACTTGTCCCGCTTTATATACTTGGAGATGCCCTTCTTGTAACTTCTCTTGCAGATGGTATGAATCTGGTTTCAAAAGAATACATTGCAGCAAATCCAAAAGGAGCACTTATCCTAAGCGAATTAACTGGTGCAGCTGAAGACCTGAGAAGAGCATTTATCATAAACCCAAACGATATTGAAGGCATTGCTGATACTTTGAAAGAAGCACTCTCTTTAAGTAAAGATGAACTTTTCGAGAGAAATAAGATTATGGTTGAATATCTTAAGAAAAACGATATAAAAAAATGGACGACAAGTTTTCTCGAAGAACTATCGCAATGTACCCCCACAAAAAAGCCCATCTACCTTGATGAGAAAAATATAGAGGAACTAAAAAATCAGTTTTTACATGCAAAAAGAAAAGCAATAATTCTCGATTACGATGGAACTCTTGTAGGTTTCGATGTTGACAGATCAAAAACATTGCCATCAAAAGAAGTTTTAGACCTTTTAGACGGAGCTTCTCGTAAGGGTATATTCGTTGCAATTTCAAGCGGAAGAACAAAAACAGACCTTGATAAATTCTTTCCTAAGGGAAATTTCACTCTCATCGCAGAGCGCGGCGCATTCATAAAAGAAAAGGATAAAGATTGGGAGAAGACCTTTGAATGGGTTGACGCATCTTTCAAAAAAGATGTTTTAAAAATCTTAACTCTATATAAAGATAGAATTCCCAACTCGTCAATTGAAGAAAAAGAATTTTCGATAGTTTTTCATGTAAGAGCATCTCCAACAGATACAGCAGAACTTGCATTGAGAGAAATGCTTGACATACTCATCCAACTTACCGCTCAGACAAACGCTTATGTAACAAAGATAAACAAAGGCATAGAAATAAAAGCACAAGAGTTAAACAAAGGTATCTTTGTTTCACGCATTGCAAAAGAGGGCTACGACTTTGCAATTATTGCAGGCGATGATTATGTTGACGAAGAAGCATTCAAGGTTGGCAACAAATATGGATATTTTACATTAAAAGTGGGAAGTGCGGTATATACCAAAGCAAAATATTTTGTAAACTCACCTGAGGAATTATTAAAAATCCTCAAATTACTTTCAAAATCGCTTGAAGAAAAACCAAAAGAGCACAAACTCTCCTTTATCGATTACATAAAAAGTCTTTTCAAAATATAG
- a CDS encoding phosphoenolpyruvate carboxykinase (GTP), with product MENILKEKLDEVSLKKLEAIENPTVLEFISKYVSLCNPKSIFVSDGSPEDINFIRKKALEDGEEMPLKIKGHTVHFDSYYDQGRDKRNTKILLDEGEYLDPVIETGDRKLLTEEVHKILRNIMFGRTMYVLFYVLGPENSPFTIPAIQLTDSPYVAHSENILYRQGYNEFLRKGRSLTRFFKFVHSEGELDERKTSKNLDKRRVYIDLKDEIVYSCNTQYGGNTIGLKKLAMRLAIKRASLEGWLTEHMLLMGVNGPNGRVSYFAGAFPSMCGKTSTAMLKGERIVGDDISYIREINGVAKAVNVEKGMFGIIQGINSKDDPIQWKALHTPNEIIFSNVLVYDEGSVYWVAHDGSIPERGINHSGEWFRGKKDEKGNEIPPSHPNARFTLHLEILENVDENLHNPNGVEVSGIIYGGRDSDTWNPVCEAFDWEHGIVLKGASIESETTAATLGKVGVREFNPMSNLDFLSIPIGKYIEINLEFGKKLKKVPKIFGVNYFLKDENGRFLNDKNDKKVWLKWMEKRVHGEVRVLKTPVGFMPLYEDLKVLFKQYLGKDYTEDEYVKQFTLRVNENLSKIERLRKIYSDLKFVPARVFELYDEEEKRLKEAQSKFGNYIEPYKFEVV from the coding sequence ATGGAAAACATTTTAAAGGAAAAATTAGACGAAGTAAGCCTTAAAAAGTTAGAAGCAATTGAAAATCCAACGGTTCTTGAATTTATTTCAAAGTATGTTTCTTTATGTAATCCGAAAAGCATTTTTGTTTCAGATGGAAGTCCTGAGGACATTAACTTTATTAGGAAAAAGGCACTTGAAGATGGGGAAGAGATGCCTTTAAAAATTAAAGGGCACACGGTTCATTTTGATTCCTATTACGATCAGGGAAGAGACAAAAGGAACACAAAGATTTTGTTAGATGAAGGAGAGTATCTTGACCCAGTTATTGAAACTGGGGATAGAAAACTTCTTACAGAAGAAGTGCACAAGATTTTGAGAAACATTATGTTTGGTAGGACAATGTATGTTCTCTTTTATGTACTTGGACCTGAAAACTCGCCCTTTACTATCCCTGCCATACAACTTACTGACTCACCATATGTTGCACACTCCGAGAATATCCTCTATAGACAAGGCTATAATGAATTTCTAAGGAAGGGAAGAAGTTTAACGCGATTTTTTAAATTTGTCCACTCTGAAGGCGAACTTGATGAGAGGAAGACTTCAAAAAATCTTGACAAAAGGAGAGTCTACATTGACCTAAAAGACGAAATTGTCTATTCATGTAATACGCAGTATGGTGGCAATACAATTGGCCTTAAAAAATTGGCAATGCGTCTTGCAATAAAAAGAGCATCACTTGAAGGATGGCTTACAGAACATATGCTCCTTATGGGAGTAAATGGTCCAAACGGAAGGGTTTCTTACTTTGCAGGTGCATTTCCCTCTATGTGTGGTAAAACTTCTACTGCGATGCTTAAAGGGGAGCGTATTGTTGGTGATGATATTTCCTACATAAGAGAAATTAACGGTGTTGCAAAGGCAGTTAATGTCGAAAAAGGAATGTTCGGCATAATTCAGGGTATAAATTCGAAGGATGATCCAATCCAATGGAAAGCGCTTCACACACCAAATGAAATAATTTTCTCGAATGTTTTAGTTTATGATGAAGGATCTGTTTATTGGGTAGCGCACGATGGCTCTATTCCTGAAAGAGGAATAAACCACTCTGGAGAATGGTTTAGGGGAAAGAAAGATGAGAAAGGAAATGAAATTCCACCATCGCACCCGAATGCAAGATTTACCCTTCATCTTGAAATCCTTGAGAATGTCGATGAAAACTTACACAATCCCAATGGCGTTGAAGTTTCGGGGATTATCTACGGTGGAAGAGATTCCGACACATGGAATCCTGTTTGCGAAGCGTTTGATTGGGAACATGGAATTGTGCTTAAAGGTGCTTCGATTGAATCGGAAACAACCGCTGCAACCTTAGGGAAAGTTGGTGTAAGGGAATTTAATCCTATGTCAAACCTTGATTTTCTTTCAATCCCGATTGGAAAGTACATTGAAATTAACCTTGAATTCGGAAAAAAGCTTAAAAAGGTGCCTAAGATTTTCGGGGTTAATTACTTCTTGAAAGATGAAAACGGGCGATTCCTCAACGATAAGAATGATAAAAAGGTGTGGTTAAAGTGGATGGAAAAAAGAGTTCACGGTGAAGTTCGTGTGCTTAAAACACCTGTTGGCTTTATGCCGCTTTATGAGGACTTAAAAGTGCTTTTTAAACAATATCTTGGTAAGGATTATACCGAAGATGAGTATGTAAAACAATTTACCTTGAGAGTAAATGAAAACCTATCGAAGATTGAAAGACTTAGAAAAATTTATTCTGACTTAAAATTTGTGCCTGCCCGTGTTTTTGAACTCTATGACGAGGAAGAAAAAAGGCTAAAAGAAGCACAATCAAAATTCGGAAACTACATAGAACCTTACAAATTTGAGGTGGTATAG
- the amrB gene encoding AmmeMemoRadiSam system protein B: MGKQLFKLIVILTILWVLVVALNPSNAIAPEIKEPVIIGGVVPHHLVAEDVMIDFYKNVSTKVKPDVIVLLSPDHFGKCASMGASFITANSQFLELNIATDKINKLRSHFNIIEDNASIYLDHGIENHIPFLNKYFRNSNVLPILVSQNVTLNIAKEFSDILNKILPYNSLIIASVDFSHYLPKSIENVHDQKSLRVLLDFEENEFPKIDVDSWQSLYILRSFSLKRGYGKYEILSHKNTQDYSNDYLASSTSYVSCIFEKGEIPTQNDKPLTLSFVGDIMLDRGVYQKILSNSYFYPFYHIEQAFRGLDYVVGNLEGPITYKKVNFPRDSLRFCFDKGALQTLLYAHFNVVSLSNNHTDNMGNKGLQETKEILESGNIEYFGEPWDFKNSKIFKGNGIVIVGFNATYPFKIGEVKDWIRNTKETHKNDFLILFMHFGEEYIQKSTSYDSYLAHTLVDAGADLIIGSHPHVVKDIELYTSEKRKIKTLIFYSLGNFIFDQYFSYETQVGLMLFITKIGKNFQFVLEPITLYQSQPKLMSEKERTTFLTELANMSSKDLKESIKNGIINLTINY; the protein is encoded by the coding sequence ATGGGTAAGCAACTTTTCAAATTAATTGTAATTTTAACAATTCTATGGGTTTTGGTTGTTGCACTAAACCCATCTAATGCTATTGCACCAGAAATTAAAGAGCCTGTTATAATAGGCGGTGTTGTTCCACACCATCTGGTTGCAGAAGATGTAATGATTGACTTCTACAAAAATGTTTCAACCAAGGTAAAGCCCGATGTAATAGTTTTACTTTCCCCAGACCACTTTGGAAAATGTGCCTCAATGGGTGCTTCTTTTATCACTGCTAACTCACAATTTCTTGAGCTAAATATAGCAACTGATAAAATTAACAAATTGAGGAGTCATTTTAATATAATTGAAGATAATGCTTCAATTTACCTTGATCATGGCATTGAAAATCACATACCTTTTTTAAATAAGTATTTCAGAAATAGCAATGTTTTGCCAATTCTTGTAAGCCAAAACGTTACATTGAATATTGCAAAAGAATTTTCCGATATTCTAAATAAGATCCTTCCATATAATTCACTTATCATCGCAAGTGTAGATTTTTCGCATTATCTTCCAAAATCAATAGAGAATGTGCACGACCAAAAAAGTTTAAGGGTACTTTTAGACTTTGAAGAAAACGAATTTCCAAAAATCGATGTTGACTCATGGCAAAGTCTCTATATTTTAAGGAGTTTTTCATTAAAAAGAGGCTATGGAAAATATGAGATTCTTTCCCACAAAAATACACAGGACTACTCAAATGATTACCTTGCAAGTTCAACCTCATACGTAAGTTGTATCTTTGAAAAAGGGGAAATTCCCACTCAAAATGATAAACCCCTAACACTTTCATTTGTGGGAGATATCATGCTTGATAGAGGTGTGTATCAAAAAATCCTATCAAATTCGTATTTTTATCCATTTTATCATATTGAACAGGCATTTCGAGGATTGGATTACGTGGTAGGCAATCTTGAAGGACCAATTACATACAAAAAGGTAAATTTTCCAAGGGATTCTCTCCGTTTTTGTTTTGATAAAGGTGCATTACAAACACTTCTTTACGCACACTTCAACGTTGTATCATTATCAAATAATCACACAGACAATATGGGAAACAAAGGCCTCCAAGAAACAAAAGAAATTTTAGAAAGCGGAAATATCGAATACTTTGGCGAGCCGTGGGATTTTAAAAATTCAAAAATTTTTAAAGGAAATGGAATTGTCATTGTTGGATTTAATGCAACATATCCATTTAAAATTGGCGAAGTTAAGGATTGGATAAGAAACACCAAAGAAACACACAAAAATGACTTCTTAATCCTGTTTATGCACTTTGGCGAAGAATATATCCAAAAGAGTACTTCTTATGACTCTTACCTTGCACATACACTTGTAGACGCAGGTGCAGACCTCATAATAGGAAGCCACCCACATGTGGTAAAGGATATTGAACTTTACACCTCGGAAAAGCGGAAAATAAAAACACTTATTTTTTACTCACTTGGCAATTTTATATTTGACCAGTACTTCTCATATGAAACACAAGTTGGCTTGATGCTCTTTATAACAAAAATAGGTAAAAATTTTCAATTTGTGTTGGAGCCTATTACACTATATCAATCACAACCAAAATTAATGAGCGAAAAAGAAAGAACAACTTTCCTTACGGAACTTGCAAATATGTCGAGTAAAGATCTCAAAGAATCAATTAAGAATGGAATTATTAATTTAACAATTAATTATTGA